The DNA region ttcagGTTCCACCtgagacaaacaaattgaaatttcatttttttttattttattttttggtgaGCAATGTCTCTAGGGCAAAATCGAAAAGgacatttatttttttataatattagAGTTATAGGGTCCATAGATGACGTGAAAATGGGGGCTTCACCCATCCTCATGTTAAGATTACATATACCAATTACTTAAATTAAATTACTaataatttaattcattgactaattgaattTTTTATATTTCTGCTTAACTCACATCATGCGCCGAAaacaaaatccacctgcagggttttcacatgagacttataagcatacataaaggggtatcatcaatttcaaagtcgagatatgaattttatcaactaattattatttcacaaatgtaatttgtCATTATCCAATTTATTAGaaatacatagacccgcaattgagtcgtatcttttaataaatcaaaataatgaacaaatcatgttgatcataataattatattaaaattaagagtataagtacatttaatgaactagagagtttgttttatatattcagtacaaaaatacttatctctacttggtccattcgatacatacaaaatgtaccaacacaagaagacggaactataccattctcataatgaagatacattatattaatcttgtgctacaatcataccgatgactttgtccaatttccaccttagattgtgaacataaattttatacttataagaatcgacgatttaatcttccgtgtataagctaaactatatacactaaatcatctactatataagtaaaggacacacatactagtacaAGATCTATTTAGCTCTTTAttaaacaataaaaaaataattattctaTAATAGATAATATATCCAAATAGATGGgtaatagtatatatcccaacagAAGTATCTTCTTCTTTCACTCTCTTTCTTCATTAAAGCAAGGTGAAGATTGAATCGGGAACCTAAAATGAAGCAGGAGCGTAATTGTCCTTTGGTCGAGTTTGCTTCACTTCCTCATCCTTCTCAAAGATgaaaagatgactaataagtAGTATATATTCAAATGAGCAAATTTCATTGAATTCTCTAATACTGATCCGTGTCATTCTTCTTATTATACCTGACAAATATGGATCATGCCTCACCAAAGATCCAGAATGTACCGGTTACCCGATAATAGCTCTTCACTGCAACATATCGTTTTGTTTTCAAGGAATCATAGTCAACTCATCTCTATTTTGAAATTAATAATAACCATTGACTCTTTCGTTAACCTCAAATAGAATATCTTGTACAGTCGAATAAGCTAGATCACTTTTGGCTAAACAAAATTGTTATTGAAATTACTGGACGTTAACGAGATGGGTACGAGACTATTGCAATCAGGTAAACCTATTTTGTAAGCGAGAGGGGTACTAGTAGTTTTATTGAAGTCAATTAAACTTTTTATTGTTAAAATAGTTATTTTTGGCTTAATACATCGACAATCTCTTAAATTTGcaagtaaattttatttagacactcgaactatGACTTGTTCTAACTTAACACTTGAACACACGATAAAATGTTCCTATTAAACACTTCTGACTCAAAATGTGGAAAAGTTCTTATGTTGATATTCTCAAACACTCGTTAGGTAGATAACTTAATCACTTAAAATATGTCATCTCCATTAGTTATACGCATTAGCGGAGCCTAAAGGATATAAAAATATACGATATTTACCAAAAGGGGATgataaaaaatttatataccaaaaggggtatatcgtgggctgatccacgatataccccaaaaacTCATGTCAGAACCAaatcaacaatttttttttttaattgtataacgtggactgatccacgttatataatattttgtataacgtggactgatccacgttatacaatatattttgtataacatggatcagtccacgttttacaaataatatatttgtaaaacgtggactgatccatgttatacaaaatatattgtataacgtggatcaatccacgttatacaatttatattttttccctccgttttacaaatacttggtaagacgttgcctctatttaaatcatattcggctgtgtttttaataaaaaaatttattgatttttttaatttttaaagcatatagttaatttcagtgattaactcaaataaatattttaacacatgtaataattaaatatgtgttatatatgtggacagaaataaaaaataaaatataagttaaataaacgtcgcacattaactgagtagtaaatgttaaattacatactaactattaaacaacacaagacatgttatatattcttggaagattacataaggaaataACGATtgtacaacttaagaaaaaacataaaaatgaacaagcaacaacaactattGATTTCTATTGGGACAGCGATTCTTTTTATGACTTGtctgcttgcacgtactacactttctagccatgcgagcaggagctatatccatttcattcctcctagTTGTAGTCCGCGCTCCTGAACCTGAAGTAAGtcttgtttgaaaaaacttagtgtttgactgtaaggttattttagtcaactttatatgtcgagaaaatttgtcagctttattttcaaaaattgaaaccgagaagtgaaattgacattcacagctacattaccccggaaTTTTTACTTtaaaatctattgcgtatcatcatcttatatgtaaataaaactgaaaatccACGCCAATTTagggaaaaattaaaattgaatgggataaaaggtgtttttttttttaaaattggctCAACCAACCGCATAGGCAGCTTGTCAGCGTAGATCaaaaaaaatacgcaagttaaaaaaaaaaagcgtaaaacggacgttcaagcgcaaagttatgaccatctaaagtttgaccactttacaactagtttcaaacaaaacttacttcgggcaccttttcaacccctaaaatgacgatccgaacgtctacgtatccttgatgtattgagcctaccttattgtacgcagaaaaaatatcaggttctatataaaatattgacgtttcggagtcttgacacacggcTAATCGTTGTTCaatgtatggaaaaaacactaatttttttcaaacaaaacttacttcaggcaccttttcaactcctaaaatgactatccgaacgtctacgtatccttgatgtattgggcctatattattgtatgcagaaaaaaatatcaggttttagataaaatatgaaaattttacataaatgactacactttggggGTTTAAAATTTGCCATAGCTACAATTTCAAtatttacatttcgtagctacagttACCCCGCTGTATTCGAAAAATGACTCGCTGTATTCATAAAACGGcctagctgtattcatgaatacaacgaataaaaaaaatttaaaaattcttttcactgtattcaaatcatatgtattcaactcaactgtattcatggcaaatgtattcatctatagctacttttacattgtatCTAAAACCgattgtatacaaaaaaaaaatccttcaaaatacaccccaaaacacagaattttacactaaaaaattaatgaatacactaaaaaactgaatacaaagaaataaatttcactatattcatttgtatacacttcaaaattcactgtattcatttgtatacaagaaataaattaacgaatacactcaaaactgaatacaagaaataaaattccgGCCAAATTCTGGCCAAGTTCAGTAAAAACTGAACACATAAAATTatagatacaccaaaaattaacaaatacaccctacaaaaatgaatacaatttaaaaatttaacaaaaaaaaagctcaaaaaagtgaatacaattgtcgtattcatgaatacaacaacacCAATCACTAGTTCCGGCCAGATCTGCTGACGATTTCCATCTATCAAAAATTtcacaataacaacaaaaacaGCCCTTATGCTAACAAAATACACCCTAAAAAAAATGAATACGCTTGAATCGTCATATTGAATTGAAATCTCATTGTGTCACTCTTTATCTCTGCAAGGATACAAAGTCTAGTTTTCTGTTTCTATCTAGCTACTTTATGAGAACATCTTGATACGAACAGGGACATGACATCCTGATGGATTTGATGAAGCATCATGTTCTGGTATTTGCCTCGTCATCATTTATTGAGGTTGAAGAAAGGAAGTTCTCTGTTTCTAAAGACTATTTCTAACAACAGGCCAGATTTTTTCAGGAGGCAATGTCGGAAAATGACCGGATCTGAAGAAGGAGGTGCAGAGTTGTAAGTCGTCGTCGTCAGAAGAGAGAGAGACGacgaacaacatcaacaaccacggCCAACAGCAACAAAAATCAACACAGATCTAAAAAATCAACACAGATCCATACAAATCCAAGAatgagagatagagagagaggcgtAACTGTTGGCATACATTactgataaaaataaaataaagaaagaaaataggGATATAATCTGAAGTGATATTCGATTGGACAATAACTGTTGGCATCATCAGTGACTTCATGTGGGTTTTACGACGGAAAAGATGACCGGCGGCGGCGACTCAAAATGTTAGAGAGAGAAGACGacgtgagagagagagagagagaggaggaggagaacggttggtttttaattttaatAGTGTTTAAATGTTTTAGTTATGTACGGTAATTGATATACACCTTTTAGTTATGGAATGTAATTAATTTAAAGTATAGCTACTAGATATAAATAAGGCCTAATGTTATCTACACCATATAGAAATTtcataaaatattgacgtttcagagccttgatacacgactaatcattgatcaaagtatggaaaaaacacttcgggcattttggttccggactcctattttgtaaaacgctgggaaaaaaatataaattgtataacgtggactgatccacgttatataatatattttgtataacgtggatcagtctaCGTTATACAATTAAAATAGTTTTTTTTGTTGATTTGGTTCTGACAGGCGAAATTTTTTTGGGGTATATTGTGGATCAGCTCACGATATAcctcttttggtatataaatttttgatcATCCCCTTTTCATAAAtatcgtgtatttttataccctttaggctccgaacTTCACATTGGCCTCACTAAACCGTAAATTGAGCTTGATGTGTATTAGTAAAGGAGGTGACATGTATTATGTGGTTAAATTAACTACCGAATAGATGGTATGTACATTTCTTTTTTGAAAGTTTGAACTGAAAGAATCTAATAGGAATATTTTATCATGTGTTTAGGTGTTCAATCGAACATGACACAATTTGAGTGTCTAAATAAGATCTATTGACGATGCATTTAACCTTACTTTTAATTAACTCCGCAACCACAACCTACACTACCAAATATTAATATGGCTTATAGTGATACGAAAATAACTCTATATATTTCAAAcgcgacaattttttttttttttttttgcttaattaAAAATGTTACCAAGggattttttatttcatataaaaGATGAAcatgtatacggtaaaaaacggatgcgaggcaaaccggtggagcgagggggccgactgatctgccttcttcgtcattggaacgaccaagcccggtcacccgagcattcgtggccgttggtccgagtagccgttggtccgagtagccgttggtccgggtggccgttgcacgcgAGTCACACGacagtaacgtcctgtcctggttaactacccaccatgcgtgtgtcagacggcgccgtcagtctaatcccaccaaatccgtgcagagctgtccttgttgctattattttattagttcacatcatatgagacccatggaggtcacactataaatagggcacatccccctcctttgtaagggttggcttcttcatcctccaagaacacttgtaatagaaaaatatatatgcaatctctctctcaatatccgatccggccaaggccgtttgtttccatttacgttgtgtttcttccattaagtattcaccatggcttctaaacgttcatgtccgtagcaaattaagcaaatcaccGTTACTAGCCTTTTTATCACCAAATACTCACACGCTTGTTTTACGCTATCAAatatacatcaagatccaagcacatatcctatacccgcgtacaaattcaattggtttcccaatttcgggaaaaacagtttggcgcccaccgtggggctaggataatagtggtctttgatcttgatctctatcttacccatcaaaatcagaaacatCTGCTGTCCGTCTccgaaaaaacggaccaaatggctaacagtgggcaatctggtcacgtcaacaacaacgagatcgtggccgaaaatgaaggcagcgggccacgaggattgccaaaccccactgaccctttaaatactaacaattcaattactttgtccgggacacaagtccggaaagaaccggataccccgaatgataatattgacttgcgtttaatttttgaaatgttgcaggaacagagagaggcgattgccgaacaaggaatagtaatagcccagctgcaaaacggaggagataaaacgaccccggaaaaggcgaagagtgttgctgaacccagaagagatgaggcacggatggttgaaagcaatggctctggagctggtccatccaccgaggttctgagaatgctcgaaacgttggcgaagcgggtggactcgaccgaaaaaagggtggagacatacaactctcgggtggaccaaatcccgggggctccgcctattttgaaagggccggattcaaagaggtacatccaaaggccttttcctccgagtgcagctccgaaattgatcccgaagaggttcaaaatgccggatatccaaaaatatgacgggacaacggaccctcacgaacacgtgacctcatacgcctgtgctataaaaggcaatgatatggaagatgatgaaatcgaatccgtgttgctgaaaaagttcggggaaactctgtcaaaaggagcattgacttggtacgatcatctgcccgagcattcaatcacttcttttgaaatgctcgccgatgccttcataaaagcacacgccggagccaaaaaggtgcaggctcgaaaggcggatattttccgtgtagcccaaagagacgaggagctattgcgtgaatttgtcaaccggttccaaagggaacaaatggagctccccctggttccggaggaatgggccgcacaagctttcacaaaggggctcaatgttcagagctcgacggcttcgttcaaattaaaggaaagcttgctggaatacgaggccgtgacctgggcggatgtccataaccgatacgagtcaaaaattcggatagaggatgaccagctcgagcttcccccggggcccgtaaaaatgaacaaaagctcggagagatcacgaaagaattacgaaccggaggccggaccatcgagggaaaggtatcggccatactctcgaaaaccaagcttcaggtcggaaaaatcaagggatggcccgagtcatttctccgggcgggggtgataaacgggccgagtccccggttcaggtataccaccgaggagtcaaatgaGGAGGCCACAACTatgaaactcgatctcacggatgaacttcgcaaaaacgcgttggtccgtattgcaacccaaaagcagagaatggaaaggtactacaatcggagagccaatttttgatatttctaagttggggacttggtgctttggaaagataccttgagcaccaagaatcctaacggaggaaaactgggtccgaactgggaaagaccgtacaagataaccgaggtaacgggcaaatgatcgtatcagctggaatccgtcgacgggcagcgattgtgcaacaaccggaacgtggctcatttgaagggatattactgctaaggtatggacacctcatgtttaacctttttctttttgcaggaagtcaagtaccggataaagttaggatctaggtctgaaaacgcgtgttgcactcttttccttagtacggttttgtcccaaaatgggtttttcgacaagaTTTTTAATGAGCAAACAAGTACAACATGTTACTTAACAAAATAAGGACAAACGGCCGGGAACTcggggtcacggcctacgagtgggggcttgattgcgctcgcctgatcttgcagctcgaataagcactaggggacttatacccacatcgaggtttaccccggttaatggaaaacggaggagctcaacaaatcaagaccggaccttctgcattaggtttcgatgtaaggaccaaacgatcataatgaatcgtgtcccattcaacatttgctacggcaaaactaaggcccggccaccggccacagcctccgatgtaaggaccaaacgatcataatgaatcgtgtcccattcaacatttgctacggcaaaacaaaggcccggccaccggccacaacctccgatgtaaggaccaaacgatcataatgaatcgtgtcccattcaacatttgctacggcaaaaccaaggcccggtcaccggccatagccttcgatgtaaggaccaaacgatcgtaacgaatcgtgtcccgttgtatatttgctacagcaaaggcaaaaggaattaaaattctcatatgtacaaacattttgcaaacgcaaagtcatcaaaagctggtataacaaaatcttgggtgtctttctgttaaaaggacttcgccccgatggtaacTGCGGTATTCTGGCACTAccccactcacatactctatatcgaggattgtgcccgaaattcgacaaaggcgacaaggtcataatgacccaagccaaagctcggcaaattcccccaaaacggggactgctacatcaaaaactttgccaaggttgaaaaaataccgaccctgaagaaaatgcctatcgtaattcggagacatctgaacttatgaagcatcggataagtcccacgggcacggtgaattaatgactatgagtcgacctgtcctaaaacggaccaacgatcatgacCAAATTAATGAcaaacattcaaaacgaagaaataagaaggtaacgacgagctgacaaggccaccggtttcggaagttatccactccccgttactccgatagatcggagatccgggaagtgtggggctatctgtatacggtaaaacacggatgcgaggcaaaccggtagagcgagggggccgactgatctgccttctttgttattggaacgaccaagcccggtgacccaaGCATTCGTGGCCATTGGTCCGAGTAGCCgctggtccgtgtggccgttggtccgagtagccgttggtccgggtggccgttgcacgcgggtcacgcgccagtaacgtcctgtcctggtcaactacccaccatgcgtgtgtcagacggcgccgtcagtctaatcccaccaaatccgtgcagagctgtccttgttgctattattttattagttcacatcatatgagacccatggaggtcacactataaatagggcacatccccctcctttgtaagggttggcttcttcatcctccaagaacacttgtaatagaaaaatatatatgcaatctctctctcaatatccgatccggccaaggccgtttgtttccatttacgttgtgtttcttccattaagtattcaacatggcttctaaacgttcatgtccgtagcaaattaagcaaatcgccgttactagccgttttatcgccaaatactcacacgcttgttttccgctatcaaatatacatcaagatccaagcacatatcctatacccgcgtacaaattcaattggtttcccaatttCGGGGAAAACAGAACATGGTTTTGTTTTCTTACCTAAAACGATTCGGGGAATTGAGTGGAATTTGCTAGTTTAACACAATGCTATTgccaatttattttcatttttgaaatttgttaTGATCTACAACGATTGAAGGTCTTTTTAGCCTTTTAAAAATAGCAATGATGATTAACTTAGCTTATTTTAGTCGTTGATTCAAGATTTAGGGGTTTCTTATTTGAAATAAAAGGTGAAGTAGTAAAAGTTAGAGGAGATAAAATATAATGTACTTTTATATTTAAGGTAGAATATATAGATAAATACTTAAACTTGACCTCcattattttcctcatttttcgtaacaagaaagaagagaaaaccaCTCAGAATATTCAGTCCATATTGTCAACATTCCCAGCAGTTCTTAATCGTCAAGAAAAACCAATTCTTGATTTCGTCATCCCAAAGGCGAAACGATCAATGCCAAAAGTACGGCCAAGAAAAGTTACTAAACAATTCTTATGCAATACTGGCGAATTGATGATCAAGAAAGCTGTGGAAAATAATTCTGAAGAACAAGAACACAGAGTTAAGGCTGATGATGAAAGGAAAAACAGTGTGTTCAAATTCAATTGGGGTCCTGGTTTACGCGATCTAGAATTCTTCCGTCGCAAAAAGtttcaaaagcatgaaaagaaagaaaacagcCTAAAGGGCCCTGATGATAGGGAAAACAAAGTGTCTAAACTCACTTGGAGGTTTACTGCTAATTTTGCATTTGGAAATCCAAAAAGACGAAAAAGATCACAAGACGTAGCCAACGACGTCCCACTTGGTTTCAACAATCAAGAACAGTacttgttgaaagaaaaattggtTGGAAAATCAGGAAAGCATGAAGAGGATGTCAAAGAAGAGGCTACAAGACAAAAGAAGAAGGCGAAGAGGAACATTATTGGTGTAGCTGAAGCCCCTCTTATTATCAACAAAAAACAAAGAGAATTGCCTATTGAATTCAAGAACGTGATTACTGAGATTGGGGGTTCACTTGAATCACTTAAATTGGTCATTGTGAAAAGACTATTCCAGAGTGATGTTAAACGAGCAGAGGGAAGGCTTTCAATCCCTCTAAACAAGATAACTGAGTTTCTTGAGCCAGGAGATCATTTTCTTAGTCCAGATGAAGATGCACGTTTGGATACTCGCAATGGGGGCAAAATGTTTACGATGAGAGTAACGTTGATTGAGCCTTCTCGTCGAATAAGTAAAATCAATCTGAGAAAATGGCATATGAACAAAGATAATGGGAAAAGAAATTCAAGTTATGTGTTGGTTACAGACTGGAATGAGGTGACAAAAAGGAACGCTTTGAAAATTGGTACTCCGGTGCAATTGTGGTCATTTAGAATGGGTCCTGACTTGTGTTTTGCACTGGTTAAACCTCAAGATTGAAGTTAAGTTAAGTAGTATATATTAGTATTTAGCATATTTTCTATTCATTCTTTACTTTGCAACAGGATTTACATGTTTAATCTTTATCGAGCTATTTGAAGGAATTCTTATCTCTGTTCTTATGTATTAGTACTAGTTAAAGTATTAGTTATTACAGTTATATATTAGTATTAAGCATATTTTCTATTCATTCTTTACTTTGCAACAGGATTTACATGTTTAATCTTTATCGAGCTATTTGAAGGAATTCTTATCTCTGTTCTTATGTATTAGTACTAGTTATTACAAATTATTTGTTCAGTTTAAAGTACTCAAAAGTTCGAAGATGTGACACTATAATGTTTCTGGACTGATATATCACACTTAAGTTTTCTCTTTATAAAACTGTCTGTGAAGTGAAATATTACTTGAGGATATCCTTACGGAAGAAAGACACTTTTATGACTAGTTGAGAATATGAAAAATATGAAATTCTAgaataaggttttttttttttttttgtctcttggGACTGTAAGATCTATTTAAGAGAAAAGTCTTCTTTAGCAGGGTTTTTACCATACTCAGGGCTCGAGAAATGTAAGAGCATTATTTCTCAAATTATTGTCTAGTTCAATTTCAAGACATAATGAGA from Lycium barbarum isolate Lr01 chromosome 10, ASM1917538v2, whole genome shotgun sequence includes:
- the LOC132612796 gene encoding B3 domain-containing protein At1g05920-like; the encoded protein is MIKKAVENNSEEQEHRVKADDERKNSVFKFNWGPGLRDLEFFRRKKFQKHEKKENSLKGPDDRENKVSKLTWRFTANFAFGNPKRRKRSQDVANDVPLGFNNQEQYLLKEKLVGKSGKHEEDVKEEATRQKKKAKRNIIGVAEAPLIINKKQRELPIEFKNVITEIGGSLESLKLVIVKRLFQSDVKRAEGRLSIPLNKITEFLEPGDHFLSPDEDARLDTRNGGKMFTMRVTLIEPSRRISKINLRKWHMNKDNGKRNSSYVLVTDWNEVTKRNALKIGTPVQLWSFRMGPDLCFALVKPQD